The following proteins come from a genomic window of Thermoproteus sp.:
- a CDS encoding thermopsin family protease has protein sequence MFQLKLAVLAALLAAGLAYAAYYISAPGPGLTCWNYWQEGGGYYVFVDYGSTPYTIYIFDVWNYLIWKNGSGAYAWDKFTVEPGQIYVEYAPPGGEYYAVIYPTPCLNSVPVALLNYSAPPIGIASIADVETNKVLGFFNITSYSPNESFSIQLNVYVTDGKNWFWVQNAAQINGSKISIQDNIKPVPLYATNGVISIPLPVLWTVNGTGQIYNESYTAVGLYPPVRFNVPLAGYLLISVDQSGTIHFCYSIIQNGTAYYPPKFTCYDNATIGILLTNANINEIVSDSHHDAELVVGGLANGETAQLTSTKVELALLRWTGGAWAPYSDIYAVGFSTEEGAYGTAVLGNDGFVYVENGTVPTGVPLLSAGLPPTPPLPMTYVETPGGSFYVTTPYTYSAPELVTFDNGTRLMLSGISVNGAFTASGQTTITPASDFTTYVVAPIYETQYLVEVHSRYPVYVNGTYTANYTAWVRRGTVVVVSNPTPFVGWAFLQRETTYVVDKPISVEVAWGVDWLPTIAMYGAVIAIIAGAAWALKRRKR, from the coding sequence ATGTTTCAACTCAAACTGGCCGTGTTAGCGGCGTTGCTGGCCGCCGGGCTGGCGTATGCGGCGTACTACATCTCTGCGCCAGGTCCTGGCTTAACGTGTTGGAACTACTGGCAGGAGGGTGGCGGGTACTACGTGTTTGTGGACTACGGCTCCACACCCTATACGATCTACATATTCGACGTGTGGAACTACTTGATATGGAAGAATGGTTCGGGTGCCTACGCCTGGGACAAATTCACGGTCGAGCCGGGCCAGATATACGTCGAATACGCGCCGCCTGGAGGAGAATATTACGCCGTAATCTACCCCACGCCGTGCCTCAATTCGGTGCCCGTCGCGCTCCTCAACTACTCGGCCCCGCCGATCGGCATCGCCAGCATAGCCGACGTGGAGACCAACAAGGTGCTTGGCTTCTTCAATATAACGTCGTACTCACCCAATGAATCGTTTAGCATACAGCTGAACGTATACGTCACGGACGGCAAAAATTGGTTCTGGGTTCAGAACGCTGCTCAGATTAATGGGAGCAAGATCTCCATTCAAGACAACATAAAGCCCGTCCCTCTCTACGCCACAAACGGAGTCATCTCCATCCCCTTACCGGTGTTGTGGACAGTTAACGGTACTGGGCAGATCTACAACGAGTCCTACACGGCTGTGGGGCTCTACCCGCCAGTCCGCTTCAACGTGCCGCTGGCCGGATATCTGTTAATCTCGGTTGACCAGTCGGGAACCATACACTTCTGCTACTCCATCATCCAGAACGGAACCGCCTACTACCCACCGAAATTCACCTGTTACGACAACGCGACAATTGGCATCTTACTGACAAACGCAAACATCAACGAGATAGTCTCAGATTCGCACCACGACGCGGAGCTAGTCGTGGGAGGGCTGGCCAACGGCGAGACGGCCCAGCTGACCTCCACAAAGGTCGAGCTGGCGCTGTTGCGTTGGACCGGCGGAGCCTGGGCGCCGTATTCCGACATATACGCCGTCGGCTTCTCCACCGAGGAGGGCGCATATGGCACGGCTGTCTTGGGGAACGACGGCTTTGTGTACGTCGAGAACGGCACCGTGCCCACCGGCGTGCCGTTACTCTCGGCCGGGCTACCGCCTACGCCTCCCCTCCCCATGACCTACGTGGAGACGCCCGGCGGGAGTTTCTACGTCACTACGCCGTACACATACAGCGCGCCCGAACTCGTCACGTTCGACAACGGGACGAGGCTGATGTTGAGCGGCATATCCGTCAACGGCGCCTTCACTGCGTCCGGACAAACCACCATCACTCCGGCGAGCGATTTCACGACGTATGTCGTGGCGCCAATATACGAGACGCAGTACCTCGTGGAGGTACACAGCAGATATCCCGTATACGTCAACGGGACCTACACGGCCAACTACACCGCGTGGGTGAGACGTGGGACGGTCGTAGTGGTGAGTAACCCAACGCCTTTCGTCGGCTGGGCCTTCCTGCAGAGGGAAACAACATATGTTGTCGACAAGCCCATTAGCGTGGAGGTCGCGTGGGGCGTAGACTGGCTCCCCACTATAGCCATGTACGGAGCCGTCATCGCAATTATCGCTGGCGCCGCTTGGGCCCTAAAAAGGAGGAAGAGGTAG
- a CDS encoding DUF996 domain-containing protein has product MSESNQPRVPEQIPGNAIDPNNIKSAGKLGYISSIICFIPFVNIVGCILVLISLRRLSREYRDESIWRNSLRGMIIFIIGGVIGGFVAGIVVENSSFYTTLQIAAVVAYPFAIVSMRYIRNAYYALAERSGVSNFREAGKWFWRVGLTEIILLVSGIFWLVAVYDQMMGFDKLRKLAPFAMAPTS; this is encoded by the coding sequence ATGTCCGAGTCAAACCAACCACGAGTTCCCGAACAGATCCCTGGAAACGCTATAGATCCGAACAACATTAAGTCTGCTGGCAAGCTGGGCTACATCAGTTCAATTATCTGCTTCATACCGTTCGTGAACATCGTTGGATGCATCCTCGTCCTAATTTCGCTAAGAAGGTTAAGCAGGGAATATAGGGACGAAAGCATCTGGAGAAACTCATTACGCGGTATGATAATATTCATAATAGGCGGGGTCATAGGAGGATTTGTTGCTGGCATCGTTGTAGAAAATTCATCCTTCTATACAACATTACAAATTGCCGCCGTTGTCGCGTACCCCTTCGCAATAGTATCTATGCGCTACATACGTAACGCCTATTATGCGTTGGCGGAAAGGTCGGGTGTAAGTAACTTTAGGGAAGCTGGTAAGTGGTTTTGGCGGGTCGGATTGACGGAAATTATACTTCTTGTTAGTGGTATATTCTGGCTAGTAGCGGTGTACGACCAAATGATGGGTTTCGATAAACTGAGAAAGCTTGCACCCTTCGCAATGGCGCCTACGTCGTAA
- a CDS encoding AbrB family transcriptional regulator: MEIVEMDGNGRIYIPAHIRRRIKARRFKVEIVDGALLLKPIDVIDEYYGKFGPPRLIALDEIEAALRDAAQVDLR; encoded by the coding sequence GTGGAAATAGTTGAGATGGACGGCAATGGGAGGATCTACATACCGGCGCACATCAGGCGGAGGATAAAGGCCAGGCGGTTTAAGGTCGAGATTGTCGACGGCGCGCTTCTGCTTAAACCTATCGACGTGATCGACGAGTATTACGGGAAGTTTGGCCCGCCTAGGTTAATTGCTCTCGACGAGATCGAGGCGGCCTTGAGGGATGCGGCGCAAGTTGATCTACGTTGA
- a CDS encoding type II toxin-antitoxin system VapC family toxin, which produces MRRKLIYVDVNVLYYYFTAHPEFGEGSRELIRRYSDRLVTSSLSAWLLYVLLRDERVVAALEDIATLLELNGEVLRRALSLERPRDFEDRIHLATMQIYGVDTILSNDGDFDGVGVTRIAPARS; this is translated from the coding sequence ATGCGGCGCAAGTTGATCTACGTTGATGTAAATGTTTTGTACTACTACTTCACTGCCCATCCCGAATTCGGCGAGGGCTCTAGGGAACTTATAAGGAGGTATTCCGATAGGCTTGTCACGTCGTCGCTGTCGGCTTGGCTCCTATATGTGCTGTTGAGGGACGAGCGGGTCGTGGCGGCTCTGGAGGACATAGCGACCCTGTTGGAGCTGAACGGCGAGGTTTTACGGAGGGCTCTCTCCCTCGAGAGGCCTAGAGACTTCGAGGACAGGATCCACCTGGCCACGATGCAGATCTACGGCGTCGATACGATCTTGTCGAACGATGGGGATTTCGACGGCGTGGGCGTGACGAGAATAGCCCCCGCGAGGAGCTAG
- a CDS encoding bifunctional hydroxymethylpyrimidine kinase/phosphomethylpyrimidine kinase produces MWKVAITIAGLDSGGGAGIHADIKTFAALGVHGTTALTCVTAQNTHEVRRAQCLEPSLVRDQILAVWDDMGIDAGKTGMLGTKEIIEEVASTVSKLGFPLVVDPVMIAKSGAPLIAEDAMDALAKRLLPVAKVVTPNRHEAERLTGMKISSLDDARKAAERIHKELGSEIVIVKGGHLDVPEAIDVVYINGSFHELKTPRLDARATHGTGCSFSAAIAAGLAKGLAPLDAIKTAKELIYTAIKYGIPKGRGHWPVNPTAWLEIPAERWKAYEEMSRALRLLEDNSELFGALIPEVQSNIGYAIDPRYAQNRDDVVAVPGRIVRYMGKARPSGPPTFGASDHVARKILTAMRLDESARAAMNIKYDEELVEKAKRAGFTVAVVDRRKEPQEVKKAEGGSMRWVVEEAVRQVGKMPDVIVDLGDWGKEPMISILGRTPTEVVEKILKILKG; encoded by the coding sequence ATGTGGAAAGTCGCGATAACTATAGCCGGTCTCGACTCGGGCGGAGGCGCCGGAATACATGCCGACATTAAGACCTTCGCCGCCTTGGGGGTACACGGGACAACCGCGCTGACTTGCGTCACGGCGCAGAATACCCACGAGGTGAGGAGGGCCCAATGTTTGGAGCCCTCTCTAGTTAGAGACCAGATACTGGCCGTGTGGGACGATATGGGGATAGACGCCGGCAAGACCGGAATGCTCGGCACGAAGGAGATAATAGAGGAGGTCGCCTCGACGGTCTCGAAATTGGGGTTTCCCCTTGTCGTAGATCCCGTCATGATAGCGAAGTCGGGAGCCCCCCTAATCGCAGAAGACGCCATGGACGCCCTCGCCAAGAGGCTACTCCCCGTGGCGAAGGTGGTGACTCCAAATAGGCATGAGGCCGAGAGGCTGACGGGGATGAAGATATCGAGCCTAGACGACGCTCGCAAGGCGGCCGAGAGGATACATAAGGAGCTTGGAAGCGAGATAGTGATAGTTAAAGGCGGACATCTAGACGTGCCCGAGGCCATAGACGTGGTGTACATAAACGGCTCCTTCCACGAGCTCAAAACGCCGAGGCTAGACGCCCGAGCCACACACGGCACGGGCTGTTCCTTCTCGGCGGCGATAGCCGCCGGGCTGGCGAAAGGGCTGGCCCCGCTGGATGCGATAAAGACAGCCAAGGAGTTGATATATACCGCCATCAAGTACGGTATCCCCAAAGGCAGAGGCCACTGGCCCGTCAACCCCACCGCGTGGTTGGAAATACCCGCCGAGAGGTGGAAGGCCTACGAGGAGATGTCGAGGGCCTTGAGGCTCCTAGAGGACAACTCGGAGCTCTTCGGCGCGCTGATACCGGAGGTGCAGAGCAATATAGGCTACGCCATAGACCCCAGATATGCGCAGAATAGAGACGACGTAGTCGCAGTGCCGGGGAGGATCGTGAGGTATATGGGCAAGGCGCGTCCGTCGGGCCCGCCGACGTTTGGCGCCAGCGACCACGTCGCCAGGAAGATATTAACGGCCATGAGGCTCGACGAGTCCGCCAGAGCCGCCATGAACATAAAATACGACGAAGAGCTCGTGGAGAAGGCCAAAAGGGCCGGCTTCACGGTGGCCGTAGTGGATAGGCGTAAAGAGCCCCAAGAGGTGAAGAAGGCGGAGGGCGGCTCCATGAGGTGGGTAGTCGAGGAGGCAGTGAGGCAGGTCGGCAAGATGCCCGACGTGATAGTAGACCTAGGCGATTGGGGCAAAGAGCCCATGATAAGCATATTGGGCAGGACCCCCACGGAAGTCGTGGAGAAGATACTAAAGATCTTGAAGGGCTAG
- a CDS encoding TIGR04190 family B12-binding domain/radical SAM domain protein, which translates to MYDIALIHAPSVYDFRRMGYPTAAPISDVIPSRPVFDMYPAGFSSLATYLEERGVKVGIFNIAALMLLDENFDATQFLKSIRAEVYAIDLHWLVHAHGALEIARLVKEIHGATVVLGGLSATYYWREILGRYPWVDYVALGDTAEFALYGLYEVLTKGGDLSRVPNIAYRGPSPKANKIVAPCRLDEYRPKYDILTKVVAGSGVIYALPWADFLKNPIVAIITYKGCLFNCITCGGSAHAYRLLGRTCLGVKSPRAVFEEYKEIVERIKAPIFFVGDLQALGRRYIEQLTSLLREEKADVELIFEFFLPPPRDLLALYRSAGDRVFVQISPEDPDEQIRMNFGRFYTNDALFKFAKNASIFDRVDFYFMIGLPGQKPNRPLGPFYKELYKATSNKAEAFVAPLAPFIDPASLAFELPGKFGYKLLAKTLEEHRLLLLQKPWYMMLNYETDLMDRRTIALATYEAAYDLAKTKADLGQLDEEFLDSLSRAYKALEGPIAEKRELYPISNSPIRPKLYAELFGHSL; encoded by the coding sequence GTGTATGATATAGCCCTAATTCATGCCCCCAGCGTCTATGATTTTAGAAGGATGGGATATCCTACGGCGGCTCCCATAAGCGACGTCATACCGTCTAGGCCTGTATTCGATATGTATCCAGCAGGCTTCTCCTCACTCGCCACATATCTAGAGGAACGTGGAGTAAAAGTCGGTATATTCAACATAGCGGCGTTGATGCTACTCGACGAAAACTTTGACGCAACTCAGTTCTTGAAGTCCATAAGGGCTGAGGTGTACGCTATAGACCTCCACTGGCTGGTCCACGCCCATGGGGCTCTGGAGATCGCTCGTCTAGTTAAAGAAATACACGGGGCCACCGTGGTCCTAGGAGGGCTGTCTGCGACCTACTATTGGAGGGAAATCTTGGGGAGATACCCCTGGGTCGATTATGTGGCCTTGGGGGATACGGCGGAGTTCGCTCTCTACGGGCTCTATGAAGTACTAACCAAGGGGGGAGATCTGTCGAGGGTGCCGAACATAGCCTATAGAGGGCCCTCGCCTAAAGCCAATAAGATCGTAGCGCCTTGCCGCCTCGATGAATATAGGCCCAAGTACGACATACTTACAAAAGTCGTAGCGGGAAGCGGAGTAATTTATGCGCTCCCATGGGCCGACTTCTTGAAGAACCCCATAGTCGCTATAATCACATATAAGGGCTGTTTGTTCAATTGCATAACTTGTGGCGGTAGCGCTCACGCCTATAGACTTCTAGGCAGGACCTGTTTGGGGGTCAAGAGCCCCCGCGCCGTCTTTGAAGAGTACAAAGAAATCGTCGAGAGGATTAAGGCGCCTATCTTCTTCGTGGGCGACCTACAAGCATTAGGAAGGCGCTATATAGAGCAACTTACAAGTCTCTTGCGGGAAGAGAAAGCCGATGTGGAGCTCATATTTGAGTTCTTCTTGCCGCCTCCAAGAGACTTATTGGCACTTTACAGATCTGCAGGGGATAGAGTATTTGTGCAGATATCGCCAGAAGACCCCGACGAGCAGATTAGGATGAACTTTGGCAGGTTTTATACCAACGATGCGTTGTTTAAATTCGCCAAAAATGCGTCTATTTTCGATAGGGTGGATTTCTACTTCATGATCGGCCTGCCGGGCCAGAAGCCCAATAGGCCGCTCGGCCCCTTCTACAAGGAACTATATAAGGCGACTTCGAATAAGGCGGAGGCGTTTGTGGCGCCCCTGGCGCCGTTCATTGACCCTGCAAGCTTGGCATTTGAACTTCCCGGCAAATTCGGGTATAAGCTTTTAGCAAAAACTCTAGAGGAACATAGACTATTGCTTTTACAAAAGCCCTGGTATATGATGTTAAATTACGAAACTGATTTAATGGACAGACGAACTATCGCCCTGGCGACATACGAAGCGGCATACGATTTAGCCAAGACCAAAGCCGATTTGGGGCAACTCGACGAGGAGTTCCTAGACAGTTTGTCTCGAGCCTACAAAGCGTTAGAGGGGCCTATAGCAGAAAAACGAGAACTCTATCCAATCTCTAATTCGCCGATAAGGCCGAAGCTATACGCCGAACTTTTCGGTCATAGTTTATAA
- the ileS gene encoding isoleucine--tRNA ligase yields the protein MSNYNALKVEEEVRKFWQENKIEERWRNFKPGGKKFTFLEGPPTTNGFPHVGHIRGRTYKDVVLRFWRSRGYSVWAQGGWDMQGLPVELEVEVRQGLKSKKDIEKFGVAKFAEECNKLVDYYLGFWEEWGTRRLGLWLDLKNAYQTRRPRYIEYAWRLIKRAHERGLLAEDYKVLWFCPRCETSLSDHEVDLGYAEREDPSIYVKFKVEGKEDEYLVVWTTTPWTIVDNEAVAVHPEFEYAKVEVAFEGRREYWWLAERLVPQLMQLFGVKEWRVVETKRGSELVGTRYEHPLVDLVPERATRPHQVYPADFVTLEQGTGLVHIAPGHGPEDFELAQKFGIKVTNSVEINGIYNELGGKYAGMYVFDVDKKVVEDLKARGLLVYRTTVRHEYPHCWRCGTKLVLRADRQWFIKMSKIRDAMYEELKRVKIYPEKLRYRFDDFVKNARDWNISRSRFWGTPLPIWRCQKDGRILVIGSLDELKALARSLPPVDDFWLVHRPWIDQIEISTPDCDKWVREPYVADVWMDSGIAWIAAVDGERNKDLWEALYPYDWVTEAIDQTRGWFYSLLATSMVYTGRAPYKSILITGHILDKEGQKMSKSKGNVVWARDLLSRYGADPTRLYLLTKAAPWEALNFDPDEIKYAVSQLNILWNVVKFADTYMKLDGFDPKKHSLNSLLDKALDEDRWLLSAFNRMAGEVARRMEAFEIHEAAKIWVDFVVETLSHRYIRLLRRRVWSEEPREDKYAAYAVLFHVLKSALIIGGIFVPHVAEYLWQNFVRRYEPDVAESVHLMSYPEPGPVDEELLKAFDELFKAFSIAAEARNKAGIKLRWPVSKIVIKGAPRAAKYGSLLAYLANAKAVEEGECPEGWTKHEEDGVSVCIPPRLEPELYYEALARELVRRIQVMRKEMDLSVSDYIEVYIDAAHEDLKRAVEHARGYIANEVRALRLELGKGPDGFYDKEWDVEDMKVRIYLKRASPDKA from the coding sequence ATGTCTAATTATAACGCCCTAAAGGTAGAGGAAGAAGTCAGGAAGTTCTGGCAGGAGAACAAAATCGAGGAGAGGTGGCGCAACTTCAAGCCGGGCGGCAAGAAGTTTACATTCCTAGAAGGCCCGCCGACTACTAACGGCTTCCCTCACGTCGGCCATATAAGGGGACGTACGTATAAAGACGTAGTGTTGAGGTTCTGGAGGTCTCGGGGGTATTCCGTCTGGGCGCAAGGGGGGTGGGACATGCAAGGCCTCCCGGTGGAGCTCGAAGTGGAGGTCAGGCAGGGGCTTAAGAGCAAGAAGGACATAGAGAAGTTCGGAGTCGCGAAGTTCGCGGAGGAGTGCAACAAGCTGGTGGACTACTACTTGGGCTTTTGGGAGGAGTGGGGAACCCGCCGACTCGGCCTCTGGCTCGACTTGAAGAACGCCTACCAGACGAGGCGGCCGCGCTATATTGAATACGCCTGGAGGCTCATAAAGAGGGCCCACGAGCGGGGTCTGTTGGCCGAGGACTACAAGGTCTTGTGGTTCTGTCCCCGCTGCGAGACCTCCCTCAGCGACCACGAAGTCGACTTGGGCTACGCCGAGAGGGAAGACCCGTCCATATATGTCAAGTTCAAAGTTGAGGGTAAGGAGGACGAGTATCTAGTGGTCTGGACCACGACGCCCTGGACCATTGTGGACAACGAGGCAGTAGCCGTACATCCCGAGTTCGAATACGCGAAGGTCGAGGTGGCCTTTGAGGGGAGGCGGGAGTATTGGTGGCTCGCCGAGAGGCTCGTGCCTCAGCTCATGCAGCTGTTCGGCGTTAAGGAGTGGCGGGTGGTGGAGACCAAGAGGGGGAGCGAGCTGGTCGGGACCCGTTACGAACATCCGCTGGTCGATTTAGTGCCGGAGAGAGCTACGCGGCCCCACCAGGTGTATCCGGCCGACTTCGTGACGTTGGAACAAGGCACAGGTCTTGTCCACATAGCGCCTGGCCACGGCCCCGAGGACTTCGAGCTGGCCCAGAAGTTCGGCATAAAGGTGACCAACAGCGTCGAGATAAATGGCATATACAACGAGCTGGGCGGCAAGTACGCAGGGATGTACGTCTTCGACGTAGATAAAAAGGTCGTGGAGGACCTAAAGGCCAGAGGGCTTCTGGTCTACAGGACCACGGTCAGGCACGAATATCCCCACTGTTGGCGTTGCGGCACTAAGCTGGTGTTGAGGGCCGACAGGCAGTGGTTCATCAAGATGTCGAAGATTAGAGACGCCATGTACGAAGAGCTGAAGAGGGTCAAGATATATCCAGAGAAGTTGAGGTACAGGTTTGACGACTTCGTGAAGAACGCGCGGGATTGGAACATCAGCAGGAGCAGGTTCTGGGGGACTCCCTTGCCCATATGGCGTTGCCAAAAGGACGGCAGGATACTCGTCATAGGCAGTTTAGACGAGCTGAAGGCGCTTGCGAGGAGCCTCCCGCCCGTCGACGACTTCTGGCTGGTCCACCGCCCCTGGATAGACCAAATAGAGATATCGACTCCCGACTGCGACAAATGGGTCAGAGAGCCCTATGTGGCCGACGTCTGGATGGACTCGGGCATAGCTTGGATAGCCGCAGTAGACGGCGAGAGGAATAAAGACCTTTGGGAGGCCTTGTACCCCTACGACTGGGTCACCGAGGCCATAGATCAGACCAGAGGCTGGTTCTACTCGCTTCTGGCCACCTCCATGGTCTACACCGGGAGGGCGCCCTATAAGTCCATACTCATAACCGGCCACATACTAGACAAAGAGGGGCAGAAGATGTCTAAGAGCAAAGGCAACGTAGTCTGGGCCAGAGACCTATTGAGCAGATACGGCGCCGACCCCACTAGGCTCTACCTCTTGACCAAGGCGGCCCCCTGGGAGGCGTTGAATTTCGATCCCGACGAGATAAAATACGCCGTCAGCCAGCTCAACATCTTGTGGAACGTCGTCAAGTTCGCCGACACCTACATGAAGCTAGACGGCTTCGACCCCAAGAAGCACAGCCTCAATTCGCTTCTCGACAAGGCTCTAGATGAGGACAGGTGGCTCCTCTCCGCCTTCAACCGCATGGCCGGGGAGGTGGCTAGGCGCATGGAGGCCTTCGAGATACACGAGGCGGCCAAGATTTGGGTCGACTTCGTGGTTGAGACCCTCAGCCATAGGTACATAAGGCTCTTGAGGAGGAGGGTGTGGTCGGAGGAGCCCCGCGAGGACAAGTATGCGGCATATGCCGTGTTGTTCCACGTGTTGAAGTCGGCCTTGATCATAGGCGGCATCTTCGTGCCGCACGTCGCGGAATACCTATGGCAGAACTTCGTGAGGAGGTACGAGCCCGATGTTGCCGAGTCTGTACACCTGATGTCTTACCCCGAGCCCGGACCTGTCGACGAAGAGCTCCTCAAGGCCTTCGACGAATTGTTCAAGGCATTCTCGATAGCGGCCGAGGCGAGGAACAAAGCCGGCATAAAGTTGAGGTGGCCCGTCTCGAAGATAGTAATTAAGGGCGCGCCGAGGGCCGCCAAATACGGAAGTCTTCTGGCCTATTTGGCAAACGCCAAGGCGGTAGAGGAAGGCGAATGCCCCGAGGGCTGGACGAAACACGAAGAGGACGGCGTATCTGTCTGCATACCGCCGAGACTGGAGCCCGAATTGTACTATGAGGCGTTGGCCAGAGAGCTGGTGAGGCGCATACAGGTCATGAGGAAGGAAATGGACCTCTCCGTTAGCGATTACATAGAAGTATATATAGATGCGGCCCACGAGGACTTAAAGAGAGCTGTAGAGCACGCGAGGGGGTATATAGCCAACGAGGTGAGGGCCCTGAGGCTCGAGTTGGGCAAGGGGCCCGACGGCTTCTACGACAAGGAGTGGGACGTAGAGGACATGAAGGTTCGGATATACCTAAAGAGAGCTAGCCCCGATAAAGCTTAA
- the pth2 gene encoding peptidyl-tRNA hydrolase Pth2: protein MKMSIVIRADLTMSCGKAAAQAGHAAVECTLKALNSAKWKKWAEEWVEEGQKKIVLAVNGLDELLRLKEKAEAKGLPAAVIRDAGLTELPPDTITALCVGPGPDELVDSVTGQLKLYRG from the coding sequence GTGAAAATGTCCATTGTCATACGGGCTGACCTCACTATGTCCTGTGGCAAGGCCGCGGCCCAAGCCGGCCATGCCGCCGTGGAATGCACGCTTAAGGCTCTTAACTCTGCAAAGTGGAAGAAATGGGCTGAGGAGTGGGTTGAAGAGGGCCAGAAGAAGATAGTCCTCGCTGTGAACGGTCTGGACGAATTGTTGAGGCTTAAAGAGAAGGCGGAGGCCAAGGGCTTGCCTGCCGCCGTCATACGGGACGCCGGCCTCACCGAGCTACCACCTGATACAATAACGGCGCTTTGTGTGGGGCCGGGCCCCGACGAGTTGGTCGACTCGGTGACGGGCCAGCTTAAGCTTTATCGGGGCTAG